gttttttttgatgaaaaaccAATAGATTAAATGGAGGTGCCTCTAACGCACCCGCGGTTTACATAGTCAAAAAACAGCGTTAGGCTAGCTTCCGGAGGAACACACTCCTCCCAAAAACGAACATCTCCTACTTTGTGGCCAACATTTGCGACAGCATTAGCTACAAAATTAGCCTCTCTAAAAATATGCTTGAAACTAATAAAATCAAAGGAGTTCCTCAAACATCTAATTTCTTGAACTAACTTGAGGATCCTCCAAGGTGAAGCAGCAATGCCATTCACTGCATCGATGACAAGTTTCGAATCTCCTTCAACCtccactctggacaagcctctCTCCTTGGCACAAATGAGGCTGTTTCGGAGTGAAAGAGCTTCTGCAACTGAGATTGTGGTAATTCCAAAATTAGAAGAAGCTGCAACTAGTGGATTACCATTAGGGGTTCGGATTACGAATCCTCCAGCTGCAGAGTTCCTCCAGACTGAGCCATCGAAGTTAATTTTAACCCTATCAAAAGGGGGTGGTGACCACCTAATCATTTCAGAGTCTGTTCCAGGAGTATCCAAATTCCTAGTTGAACTAGAATCAGTCTGAATATTACTCATAGCAAGTAGGTGAGCTGCAGCAGCAACTACTGTGGCATTGGATCTAGGGGTTTTGCCCCTAAATACTGCATCATTCCTGTCCTTCCATATCTGCCAACAAGTCACAATAAATTTCCCAAAAAGATTAGAGTCATAGTGATTATCTATAAACCATTTACGCGCCACCTTAATAAGGCCTTCCAGTCAATAGGAGGGGTCATGGCAACTGCATTCCACATAGAAGTTGCAAAATTACAGTAACCAAATAAATGGTCCATTGTTTCATTATCCTCATTACAAAGCACACAAGAATTATCCTGGATCAACCCAAAGCGGGATAGCCTATCCCTCGTTTTAAGCCTGCCTCTGAGAAGAAGCCAACCaaagaatttcatttttggcTGAATATTTAAAGACCAAAGCTTCCTAATGAGCTCCATTTGATCATGTTTTTGGCCATCCTGTAGTTGCATCCAAGTTGCAGACTTTAAGGAGAAGTTTCCATGAGTTGTATAACCCCAAACAAACTCATCGTTAGTAGGTATAGAAGGAATAGGGATACCTATGATTTCCTTAATAATATTGTCATTGA
This Fragaria vesca subsp. vesca unplaced genomic scaffold, FraVesHawaii_1.0 scf0511176, whole genome shotgun sequence DNA region includes the following protein-coding sequences:
- the LOC101295189 gene encoding uncharacterized protein LOC101295189, with the translated sequence IWKDRNDAVFRGKTPRSNATVVAAAAHLLAMSNIQTDSSSTRNLDTPGTDSEMIRWSPPPFDRVKINFDGSVWRNSAAGGFVIRTPNGNPLVAASSNFGITTISVAEALSLRNSLICAKERGLSRVEVEGDSKLVIDAVNGIAASPWRILKLVQEIRCLRNSFDFISFKHIFREANFVANAVANVGHKVGDVRFWEECVPPEASLTLFFDYVNRGCVRGTSI